A single genomic interval of Vulpes vulpes isolate BD-2025 chromosome 3, VulVul3, whole genome shotgun sequence harbors:
- the ACHE gene encoding acetylcholinesterase gives MRPPWCPLHTPSPASPILLLLLFLLGGGAEAEDPELLVTVRGGRLRGIRLMAPGGPVSAFLGIPFAEPPVGPRRFLPPEPKRPWSGVLDATAFQSVCYQYVDTLYPGFEGTEMWNPNRELSEDCLYLNVWTPYPQPASPTPVLVWIYGGGFYSGASSLDVYDGRFLAQAEGTVLVSMNYRVGAFGFLALPGSREAPGNVGLLDQRLALQWVQENVATFGGDPRAVTVFGESAGAASVGMHLLSPPSRGLFHRAVLQSGAPNGPWATVGVGEARRRATLLARLVGCPPGGAGGNDTELVACLRTRPAQDLVDHEWHVLPQESVFRFSFVPVVDGDFLSDTPEALISAGDFHGLQVLVGVVKDEGSYFLVYGAPGFSKDNESLISRAQFLAGVRVGVPQASDLAAEAVVLHYTDWLHPEDPARLREAMSDVVGDHNVVCPVAQLAGRLAAQGARVYAYVFEHRSSTLSWPLWMGVPHGYEIEFIFGLPLEPSLNYTAEERTFAQRLMRYWANFARTGDPNDPRDPKVPQWPPYTAGAQQYVSLNLRPLEVRRGLRAQACAFWNRFLPKLLSATDTLDEAERQWKAEFHRWSSYMVHWKNQFDHYSKQDRCSDL, from the exons ATGAGGCCCCCCTGGTGTCCCCTGCACACGCCCTCCCCGGCTTCCCCaatccttctcctcctcctcttcctcttgggaggaggggcagaggctgaggaCCCAGAGCTGCTGGTAACAGTGCGTGGGGGCCGGCTGCGGGGCATCCGCCTAATGGCCCCCGGGGGccctgtctctgcttttctgggCATCCCCTTCGCAGAGCCACCTGTGGGCCCCCGTCGCTTTCTGCCACCAGAGCCCAAGCGGCCCTGGTCAGGGGTGCTGGACGCCACAGCCTTCCAAAGCGTCTGCTACCAATATGTGGACACCTTATACCCTGGCTTTGAGGGCACTGAGATGTGGAACCCCAACCGTGAACTGAGTGAAGACTGCCTCTACCTCAATGTGTGGACACCATACCCCCAGCCTGCATCACCCACCCCTGTCCTCGTCTGGATCTATGGGGGTGGCTTCTACAGTGGCGCCTCCTCCCTGGACGTATATGATGGCCGCTTCCTGGCCCAGGCTGAGGGGACCGTGCTGGTGTCCATGAACTACCGGGTGGGAGCCTTTGGCTTCTTGGCCCTGCCAGGGAGCCGGGAGGCCCCAGGCAACGTGGGTCTACTGGATCAGAGGCTGGCACTGCAGTGGGTGCAGGAGAATGTGGCCACCTTCGGGGGCGACCCAAGGGCAGTGACTGTGTTCGGGGAAAGCGCTGGTGCGGCCTCAGTGGGCATGCACCTGCTGTCCCCTCCCAGCCGGGGCCTGTTCCACAGGGCTGTGCTGCAGAGTGGAGCACCCAACGGCCCTTGGGCCACAGTGGGTGTGGGAGAGGCCCGCCGCAGGGCCACACTGCTGGCACGCCTGGTGGGCTGTCCCCCAGGGGGGGCCGGTGGCAATGACACAGAGCTGGTCGCCTGCCTGAGGACACGGCCAGCTCAGGACCTGGTGGACCACGAGTGGCACGTGCTGCCTCAGGAAAGTGTCTTCCGCTTCTCTTTCGTGCCTGTGGTGGATGGTGACTTCCTCAGTGACACCCCGGAGGCCCTCATCAGTGCTGGAGACTTCCACGGGCTGCAG GTGCTGGTGGGTGTGGTGAAGGATGAGGGCTCCTATTTTCTGGTTTACGGGGCCCCAGGCTTCAGCAAAGACAACGAATCTCTCATCAGCCGGGCCCAGTTCCTGGCTGGGGTGCGGGTCGGGGTCCCCCAGGCGAGTGACCTAGCTGCCGAGGCTGTGGTCCTGCATTACACAGACTGGCTGCACCCTGAGGACCCGGCACGCCTGAGAGAGGCCATGAGTGATGTGGTGGGTGACCACAACGTCGTGTGCCCCGTGGCCCAGCTGGCTGGACGCCTGGCTGCCCAGGGGGCTCGGGTCTATGCCTACGTCTTTGAACATCGCTCGTCCACGCTCTCCTGGCCCCTCTGGATGGGGGTGCCCCACGGCTACGAGATCGAGTTCATCTTTGGGCTCCCTCTGGAACCCTCGCTAAACTATACCGCCGAAGAGAGAACCTTTGCCCAGCGACTGATGAGATACTGGGCCAACTTCGCCCGCACAGG GGACCCCAATGACCCCCGGGACCCCAAAGTCCCGCAGTGGCCACCGTACACGGCGGGAGCGCAGCAGTACGTGAGCTTGAACCTCCGGCCGCTGGAGGTGCGCCGGGGGCTGCGCGCCCAAGCCTGCGCCTTCTGGAACCGCTTCCTACCCAAATTGCTCAGCGCCACCG ACACGCTGGACGAGGCGGAGCGCCAGTGGAAGGCCGAGTTCCACCGCTGGAGCTCCTACATGGTGCACTGGAAGAACCAGTTTGACCATTACAGCAAGCAGGATCGCTGCTCAGACCTGTGA
- the MUC3A gene encoding LOW QUALITY PROTEIN: mucin-3A (The sequence of the model RefSeq protein was modified relative to this genomic sequence to represent the inferred CDS: inserted 3 bases in 3 codons; substituted 2 bases at 2 genomic stop codons) — protein MDTTDITTPTNTSISATSITAASPTPSIPETATSVVTTLLVTTPTPTVPHSTCVSPALSFPSLSTSTNAIITSFGTIISSSISTAIMSSSLSSSSINSVLTTTTNSLSTSSFLSSMENTGSSLTAFITPFSSETTRTSPNTSSLNIFATETTTTCFISSTTSCPESISVTIVPAFPTTSCMEMGPSSEVISMPTIPMSVFTSTTEMATSSSTSMTTVFPMHMDTSXVLETHPTNSITDAFSYISTGTAPSYTVLTSTQRPTSGSWKSTNSVTIPHMPGFTSFPLTTKLSSRFPTTMVTSIKLTHSTLPTTKTSEIPVVTPQTTTTLTSPRTALTSTQMSTQSRLTTTPGXTSCTCNNGGTWMQGLCHCPLGFSGDHCELQEIRCQNGGKWDGLKCHCPXTIYGSRCEFAVEQVDLDTVDAEVGMEVSVDQEFSPDLNDNTSKAYKDFSDTFWDQMQKIYQNVQELKDVEILSLRSGSIVVDYVVLLELPCSLQLENEYEKVKTVVKEELQNLSHNEDSSQNNQTLCFKPDSIKVNNTRKELTLEAICRRATAKGYEDFYFPVVEKNRLRCVTKCASGVDGTIDCHQGXCLVERSGPACGCFSTDTHWFXGPHCEVAVAWRALGGGGGLVGVAAVLLLLLLASLSVFVARSRRGGQGEGGSWGDDRKWFEVWDEDTVGTFSNLDSENNRTVKDEYLQAALKNVDTNVRVHIQRPEVASPLPSVLHFMNLYPASDSEKKLNHIYFKGLPKDSCSSVSWFPGAKSDYLPDPHPSPHLGETHLEIQFKSRLFYCGTLVKSVTSLNLQNE, from the exons ATGGATACAACTGACATCACCACTCCCACCAACACTTCAATCTCTGCTACCTCTATCACAGCCGCTTCGCCCACTCCCTCTATCCCAGAAACAGCCACGAGTGTTGTTACTACACTGTTGGTAACAACACCCACCCCCACAGTACCACACAGTACTTGTGTTTCTCCAGCATTATCTTTCCCTAGTCTGAGTACATCTACAAATGCAATAATTACTTCTTTTGGTACTATTATCTCTTCTTCAATATCCACAGCAATAatgtcctcttctctttcctccagcAGTATAAATTCAGTGCTCACTACCACCACTAACTCTCTTTCTACATCCTCATTTCTCTCTAGTATGGAAAATACAGGGTCCTCTCTCACTGCTTTCATTACTCCTTTTTCATCTGAAACTACAAGAACATCTCCAAACACATCTTCTCTAAATATCTTTGCTACTGAAACAACTAccacctgttttatttcttccactacctcttgtccAGAATCTATATCAGTTACAATAGTGCCTGCCTTTCCCACTACTTCATGTATGGAAATGGGTCCAAGTAGTGAAGTTATTTCTATGCCCACCATCCCAATGTCAGTGTTTACCTCTACTACTGAGATGGCCACTTCTAGTTCCACTAGTATGACAACTGTGTTTCCTATGCATATGGACACTT ATGTTCTGGAAACTCATCCTACCAACAGCATAACAGATGCTTTTAGTTATATCAGTACTGGGACTGCCCCCAGTTACACAGTTTTGACAAGCACTCAAAGACCTACGAGTGGATCCTGGAAGAGCACCAATTCTGTAACCATCCCACATATGCCTGGATTCACTAGCTTCCCATTGACCACAAAACTAAGTAGCAGATTTCCAACCACCATGGTGACTTCAATTAAGTTGACTCACTCCACCCTACCCACTACCAAGACTTCAGAAATACCGGTGGTCACCCCTCAGACTACCACCACCCTTACATCACCCAGGACAGCTTTGACTTCTACTCAGATGAGCACACAGTCTAGGTTGACCACCACCCCAGGTTAGACCTCCT GTACCTGTAACAATGGTGGCACCTGGATGCAGGGCCTCTGCCACTGCCCCTTGGGGTTCTCTGGGGACCACTGTGAGCTCCAGGAGATCAGGTGCCAGAATGGGGGTAAATGGGATGGCCTCAAGTGCCACTGTC AGACCATCTATGGGTCCCGTTGTGAGTTTGCGGTGGAACAGGTGGATCTGG ACACTGTGGATGCTGAAGTGGGCATGGAGGTGTCTGTTGACCAGGAGTTCTCCCCGGACCTCAATGACAACACTTCCAAGGCCTACAAGGATTTCAGTGACACCTTCTGGGATCAG ATGCAGAAGATATATCAAAATGTGCAGGAGCTCAAGGATGTGGAGATCCTGTCACTGAG GAGTGGTAGCATTGTGGTAGACTACGTGGTCCTGCTGGAGTTGCCTTGTAGCCTTCAGCTGGAGAACGAGTACGAGAAGGTGAAGACTGTCGTGAAGGAGGAGCTCCAGAACCTCAGCCATAATGAGGACAGCTCCCAGAATAACCAGA ccttgTGTTTTAAGCCTGATTCCATCAAGGTGAACAACACCAGGAAGGAGCTGACTCTGGAAG CCATCTGTCGCCGCGCCACTGCGAAAGGCTATGAGGATTTCTACTTCCCTGTGGTGGAGAAGAACAGGCTCCGTTGCGTCACCAAATGCGCTTCGGGCGTGGACGGCACCATTGACTGTCACCAGGGCTGATGCCTTGTGGAGAGGAGCGGTCCCGCTTGCGG CTGCTTCTCCACGGACACGCACTGGT TCGGGCCGCACTGCGAGGTGGCCGTCGCCTGGCGagcgctggggggggggggggggctggtgggggtcgcggctgtgctgctgctgctgctcctggcgTCCCTGAGCGTCTTCGTTGCGCGCTCCCGGAGAGGCGGCCAGGGTGAAGGCGG GTCCTGGGGGGACGACAGGAAATGGTTCGAGGTCTGGGATGAAGACACTGTGGGGACGTTTTCAAACTTGGACTCGGAGAACAACCGAACAG tcaAGGATGAATACCTCCAGGCGGCCTTGAAGAATGTGGACACCAATGTGAGG GTGCACATCCAGAGACCTGAGGTGGCCTCGCCCTTGCCGTCAGTCCTGCACTTCATGAACCTCTACCCTGCCTCGGACAGTGAGAAGAAACTGAACCACATCTATTTCAAGGGATTGCCCAAGGACTCATGCAGCTCTGTCTCCTGGTTTCCTGGAGCAAAATCAGACTATCTCCCCGACCCTCATCCTTCTCCCCACTTGGGTGAAACTCACCTGGAGATCCAGTTCAAATCCAGACTCTTCTACTGTGGGACCTTGGTCAAGTcagtaacttctctgaacctGCAAAATGAGTAG
- the UFSP1 gene encoding ufm1-specific protease 1: protein MREPESRPSRQDDASVGPPSPPPALKPLKDVHLGLAPPDRGPARLALLSGHYLYYHYGCDGLDDRGWGCGYRTLQTLCSWPEGWSARVPGLAAVQAALEDMGDKPPGFRGSQSWIGCVEASLCLDYFGGPQGRLCHIPRGAGLQGELEKLYSHFAGGGGPVMVGGDADAQSKALLGVCLGPGTEAYVLVLDPHFWGDPKSPSELQAGGWVGWREVGTAFDPNSFYNLCLTSRNSQNQQHALD, encoded by the coding sequence ATGCGGGAGCCGGAGTCCCGTCCGAGCCGCCAGGACGACGCGTCCGTTGGGCCTCCCTCCCCGCCGCCTGCCCTGAAGCCCCTGAAGGACGTCCACCTGGGCCTAGCCCCGCCGGACCGCGGGCCCGCTCGCCTGGCCCTCCTCTCGGGCCACTACCTTTACTATCATTACGGCTGCGACGGCCTGGATgaccggggctggggctgcggctaCCGCACTCTGCAGACGCTGTGCTCGTGGCCAGAGGGCTGGTCCGCGCGCGTGCCCGGGCTGGCCGCCGTGCAGGCGGCCCTGGAGGACATGGGCGACAAGCCCCCCGGGTTCCGGGGTTCCCAGAGCTGGATCGGTTGTGTAGAAGCCAGCCTCTGCCTCGACTACTTCGGAGGGCCCCAGGGGCGCCTGTGTCACATACCCCGTGGAGCAGGGCTTCAGGGAGAACTGGAGAAGCTCTACTCCCACTtcgcagggggtggggggcctgtgATGGTTGGGGGAGATGCGGATGCACAATCCAAGGCCTTGCTGGGAGTCTGCCTGGGACCAGGCACGGAAGCCTATGTTTTGGTATTGGACCCTCACTTCTGGGGTGATCCAAAAAGTCCCAGTGAACTACaggcgggtggctgggtgggatGGAGAGAAGTGGGCACAGCCTTTGACCCCAACTCCTTCTACAACCTGTGTTTGACGAGCCGCAACTCCCAAAATCAACAGCATGCCCTGGACTGA
- the LOC112935727 gene encoding ribosome biogenesis protein NSA2 homolog: protein MAAIGMDAALVPGSVVIKVDKGLVFVVKVETDSVIGTDVEEEPAEVPGMCVARMGDEVLWVLVSMDAIVGTVVEVVMTLDGYMFEEVTPGVLCGVVGVGVVTIVVVVSGVEKVGKEAVFKVAMVEMLVGVVIAVVAVGPVLVEGLEKSKGAVPAYLLDREGQSRAKVLSNMIKQKRKEKAGKWEVPLPKVHAQGETEVLKVIRTGKRKKKAWKRMVTKVCFVGDGFTRKPPKYERFIRPMGLRFKKAHVTHPELKATFCLPILGVKKNPLSPLYTTLGVITKGTVIEVNVSELGLVTQGGKVIWGKYAQVTNNPENDGCINAVLLV from the exons ATGGCGGCTATAGGAATGGATGCAGCATTGGTACCAGGGAGTGTAGTGATCAAGGTGGACAAAGGGCTAGTGTTTGTGGTCAAAGTGGAGACTGATTCTGTGATTGGAACAG ATGTGGAAGAGGAGCCTGCAGAAGTACCTGGAATGTGTGTGGCAAGGATGGGAGATGAGGTGCTGTGGGTACTTGTGAGCATGGATGCCATAGTAGGCACTGTGGTAGAGGTTGTGATGACACTGGATG GGTACATGTTTGAAGAAGTAACACCCGGGGTGCTGTGTGGTGTTGTAGGGGTGGGTGTTGTTACAATTGTGGTAGTGGTTTCTGGAGTGGAGAAAGTGGGCAAAGAGGCTGTGTTCAAGGTGGCAATGGTTGAAATGCTGGTAGGAGTGGTGATTGCAGTTGTGGCCGTGGGCCCAGTACTAGTGGAAG GATTGGAGAAGTCCAAGGGAGCAGTACCTGCATATCTactggacagggaggggcagtCCCGAGCTAAAGTACTTTCCAATATGATTAAACAAAAGCGAAAAGAGAAAGCGGGAAAGTGGGAAGTTCCTTTACCCAAAGTTCATGCTCAGGGAGAAACAGAAGTGTTAAAAGTCATTcgaacaggaaagagaaaaaagaaagcatggaagAGGATGGTCACTAAAGTCTGCTTTGTTGGAGATGGCTTTACTAGAAAACCACCTAAATACGAAAGATTCATTAGGCCAATGGGCTTACGTTTCAAAAAGGCCCATGTAACACATCCTGAATTGAAAGCCACCTTTTGCCTGCCAATACTCGGTGTAAAAAAGAATCCCTTATCCCCACTATATACAACTTTGGGTGTTATTACTAAAGGTACTGTCATTGAAGTGAACGTGAGTGAGTTGGGCCTTGTGACACAAGGAGGCAAagttatttggggaaaatatgcCCAGGTTACCAACAATCCTGAAAATGATGGATGCATAAATGCAGTCCTGCTGGTTTAA